In one window of Nostoc sp. 'Lobaria pulmonaria (5183) cyanobiont' DNA:
- a CDS encoding ribbon-helix-helix domain-containing protein translates to MATKKPRLTIYMASQELLDDLQAIADEQQRSVSNLASIALADWIAQYKEQKKENK, encoded by the coding sequence ATGGCTACAAAAAAACCACGATTAACAATTTATATGGCATCACAGGAATTATTAGACGACCTACAAGCAATTGCCGATGAGCAACAACGATCAGTTTCCAATCTTGCTAGCATCGCACTTGCGGATTGGATAGCTCAATATAAAGAACAAAAAAAAGAGAACAAATAA